A section of the Malania oleifera isolate guangnan ecotype guangnan chromosome 2, ASM2987363v1, whole genome shotgun sequence genome encodes:
- the LOC131149043 gene encoding alpha carbonic anhydrase 7 gives MEKEAQISFCSFCIIILVLWCSSPAAIAQEVEDEHEFSYDPESETGPHRWAEIHANWSMCGKGEMQSPIDMLNDRVDVVSHLGRLERSYKFSNATLMNRGHDMMLKWEGDAGHMKINGTEYDLKQCHWHSPSEHTINGERFDLELHMVHQNPSGQIAVVGILYTIGRPDHFLLELTKDLEAVSGTHEKETAVGMVHPKHIKIGSRKYYRYIGSLTTPPCLEGVVWTIVKKVRTVSRNQVRLLRVAVHDDADSNARPVQQLNDRKLQLFRPQDPERN, from the exons ATGGAGAAGGAAGCCCAGATCTCGTTCTGCAGTTTTTGCATCATCATTCTTGTTCTTTGGTGTTCATCCCCAGCTGCCATAGCTCAAGAAGTCG AGGATGAGCACGAGTTCAGTTATGATCCGGAGAGTGAGACTGGGCCGCATAGGTGGGCGGAGATCCATGCCAATTGGAGCATGTGTGGGAAGGGAGAGATGCAATCTCCAATTGATATGTTGAACGACAGGGTTGATGTGGTCTCCCATCTAGGAAGACTCGAGAGGAGTTACAAGTTCTCAAATGCTACTCTCATGAATAGAGGCCATGACATGATG TTGAAATGGGAAGGTGATGCAGGACATATGAAGATAAATGGAACAGAGTATGATCTAAAACAATGTCACTGGCACTCACCTTCGGAACACACCATCAATGGCGAAAG ATTTGATCTAGAGCTGCACATGGTTCATCAGAACCCTAGCGGGCAGATTGCAGTAGTTGGAATCTTGTACACAATTGGGAGACCCGACCATTTCCTGTTGGAG TTGACAAAGGATTTGGAAGCAGTTTCGGGTACACATGAAAAAGAGACGGCAGTAGGCATGGTTCACCCGAAGCACATAAAGATAGGAAGCAGAAAATACTACAGATACATTGGCTCTCTCACAACCCCTCCTTGCCTTGAAGGCGTTGTTTGGACCATTGTTAAAAAG GTGAGAACTGTTTCGAGAAATCAAGTGAGACTACTTCGCGTGGCGGTTCATGAT GATGCAGATTCTAATGCCAGACCAGTTCAACAACTAAATGACCGCAAACTGCAACTCTTCAGACCACAAGATCCCGAAAGaaattga